GCCCGCGGGTGATGCGTCAGCACGAAGACGGGCGTGTGATATGGCGGCTCGTCTCCCCACCAGCCCTTCCAGCTGTCATCCGGCCACGGGCCCCGGACAGGGCCGAACATGTTGCGCCCGAGGATCCAGGCGCCGATTCCGGCAAAGCCCTGCTCCGCAATTTCGTTATCGATCCCCGTCTCACCGTCTCCGGTGCCATACATCTTCCGCCAAAGGCGCGTCTGGAAGAACCACTCCATCAGCTCAGGACCCCTGACGCCGAGCGGATTCTGGAGGTCCTGGTTCGGCCCGGCACCGTAGCCGTCGATGGAAATCGCGAAGCTTTGGACGCGGAGTTTAGACATTATATTTCTCCTTGCTGGTCACTGCGAAGTCCCGGCGATGGGCCTTCTCATGACCGGGCATGCGCATGGTATGCGGCATTCCGCGAACATCCATCCGTCACTTCGATGATCCCTCAACAAGAGCCAGGAGTCTCGTCATCGTCGCTATGTTGCGCGCCGTGCCTGATCGTTCCAGCGCACGGTCGACCTCCAACCACAGCTTACTTCTGCCGACGCCGTTTGCGCACCATAGGTACGCAACCAGCTTTCCAAGCGCCAGAGCCTCCGGACCCCAGCGCTTCTTGAGAAGCGGCTTGAGCCGGCCTTGGTCCGATGGCGTTCTGAGCACCATCACCAGCAGGCGTGAGGGATTGTCCGCCATGTCGGCAAATGGGTTGTCACGAACTGCCGCCGCGACCTCGTTTCCCGTGAGGACCGTCACACGAGGTCTGACACCAAACCTTGCATCGAGTGCCTTCTCGATCCGGGCAGCGACATCGCCATGCCCGTCGTCTGGCGCCGAGAAGACTATGTTGCCGCTATTGAGCAATGTCCGGACATCACGAAAACCAAGACCCTCAACGAGCGCCCGCAGGTCCGCCATCGCGATGCGCTTCGCGGAACCTATGTTGTTCACTCCGCGAAGTAGTGCAACCAGTCTCTTCGCCAACTCGATTCTCCCACCTAGACAAATTGAGGCAGCCCGAAGGCCGATGACTTCCTCCATGTCCGCATAACGCTAAGTTCAGTTGCGCACCGTCAAGCGTCCGCTTGAACGACGTGTTGGGCATGTTTATCACGCACCTTCACTTTGATGACGGGGTGTTTGGCACCAGAACCCCCTCAATAAAGGAGTTAGCCTCTTTTTGAAAATCAGGGTGCAGACTTTTCCCACGATGGGAATATGTGATCGCAAATCCAATGTTCTTTTGGACTGGATGTCTGCAATAAAGGTGCTCGTTCTGGAGAACAAGAGTTTCAGTCTTATTCGGTCCGGTCTTTGCCTGCCGGTCCTCGGAAATATTCTGCATCTGAACGCATGGGTAACCGCGAGCAGAGGTGAATTGATGCGTAAAATTACTGGTACTGAATCTGCCTGTTTCTGCGTCTCTCTGTGCGCCCTTGACGATGACAGCTTCAAATTCCTCCGGCGAATCAGTCTGAGGCGGATTAAAGATAGCAACCTGTGCTACAAAGCTTTCACCCGGTGCTTTGCCCTGGCGGGCGAATACCATGCCAGATGGGGAGGACTTCAGTAGTTGCCACCCTTCGGAATTTGGTGCTGCGATATTGAGTATCTTGCCGGCATAAACCTTACCGGGCGGCACATTTTGAAATTCGCGACTCGGAGTAGGAACAGCACAAGCGGAAAGACCAGCGATAGCCAATGAAAATGCACTTATTAATAACGAACGAAACATATGTTGTCCCTCCAAGTAAATGCCTAACGACGAGTTCACACGCCGCGAAGCGGTCGGCATGGAACGACGGGTTAATAATTTATCACTTCAGCCTCATTCATATATAAATCTGGGTTTGAACTGTTCGAGCCGTTTAGGAAGTCCTGACTGAACTTCAAATGTTTCAATAAAGTTAATGGCAGACTTGATTGCCCACGCTGTACATCCGTGAGTAGCCCAACGTCGTGGAAATACTGACTCACTCGCGGAGAAGAATGAGCTGGGTAAAAACCGACCAATTAGTTGTGATGATAATTTTGCGTGATCTTGCTGTACATCAAACCACTCCGGCTTAAAGTGAGTTAATGCATTGCGCAATCGAATTAATAAATTCACATCCTGTGTTGGAGCATTTCCGCGATTCAATAAGCTGGTTTGACGTAGGAGCAGCGCAAGATCATATTTATCCAATATGGGTTTTAGCTCGTAAGACTCCCATAATTTTATCAAAACATCCGTGCGAATCCCCGGAAAATTAGTTTCATGGTCAGCAAACAACTCGTTAACATATGACTCTAGCGCAGCTACTGTTAGCAGAACGTTTGCGGACGCGTTAGCAAGAATATCTTCCCAGAAAGCTCCAAATTCTTTTCCTTGATTTTCTCTTTCCAGTGCCATGACTTGTTTTGAAAACAAGCACGCTGAAATGAGATGGGGCACAGCGAGATTGGTCCGCGTACGAAGAGTAATCTGACCCATATCTGGTGCTTCTCTGTTATTTATAGGACCTTTATTATCGGGCGAATTGTTCGTCATAAAGATATTAACGCCGACGTGAGGAGCGCGATTTTCCGACCCTCTCGACGGTGTGGTTGGAAGCTGCATCACGTTGTTTGTTCTTTTGCCAGATTTGCTAGGTCACTTTACATCTGATTTGATAAATATGATTTGGTCCTTGTATACCTTATAAGATACTTCGACAGAATATTCTTTAGAGCGATCATAAATACTTGAATAAGTAATAGGTGTTGTCCAGACTATATAACCCTTACCTGAATTAAAATAATCCGAGTCCGTCTTCATATCTTGACGATTATTTTTCTGTACAGTCATTATCAGAACCATCTTATGAGTATCGCCAGGACCGATATCGGCTTTAGGACACGGCGTAAATGGGACAGGAAATTCAGCATTTTGATTGTTTGGATTATTTACATCAAGGATTGAGGATAGTGCATGTTCGGGACACTTAACGTCGGTGGCTGGCGTTTTTCCAAGATTGGTCAGTTCAAATTTCGTTTTTAGCGATATTGAGTTCTTCTTCGGATCATTTGTAATTTCAAGATAGTTATCTGACTTAGTAAATTTGACGGGCTTTATAGTAAGGTAGGGTCTATTGGTTATTTCAACCGATTGTAAAGACAACGTGCAGCTCTTGATTGAAACGCCAAGAGCGATAATAGAAATAAGCGTTACTATTGCGTCTTTCCAAGATATGTTCATTTTCACTTTTTTTTGTGAGTCGTCATTTACATCCCGTGTGATCCAGTGACCAACATGTTATTAGCGGTTCGAAATACGGTAGCATAGATTGATAGCACGGTCAATGGATTTAAGAAAAAGCTTAATGTATGCTTATGAT
The genomic region above belongs to Nitrospirota bacterium and contains:
- a CDS encoding DUF1697 domain-containing protein; protein product: MAKRLVALLRGVNNIGSAKRIAMADLRALVEGLGFRDVRTLLNSGNIVFSAPDDGHGDVAARIEKALDARFGVRPRVTVLTGNEVAAAVRDNPFADMADNPSRLLVMVLRTPSDQGRLKPLLKKRWGPEALALGKLVAYLWCANGVGRSKLWLEVDRALERSGTARNIATMTRLLALVEGSSK
- a CDS encoding dihydrofolate reductase; translation: MSKLRVQSFAISIDGYGAGPNQDLQNPLGVRGPELMEWFFQTRLWRKMYGTGDGETGIDNEIAEQGFAGIGAWILGRNMFGPVRGPWPDDSWKGWWGDEPPYHTPVFVLTHHPRA